The genomic stretch GAGTTGGATGTCGCGTCGTTTAGTTACGATGCGGCTTCCCGCACGGGCACTTGGACCCTCGGCGCTCCGCTGTCCGTGGATCGGTTGCTCATCGATCTCTCGTCACGCATTCACGACGCGGACATGAATCTGCTCGACGGCGAGTGGTCCGCACAGAAGTTGCAATTCCCCTCGGGCGACGGCGTGGCCAGCGGCGATTTTCTCTTCAACTTCGACGTCTTGCCGGGCGACGTGGACCGGGACGGCGGCGTCGGCGTGTCGGACTTGAACCATGTGCGAAATAACTTCGCGTCGTCGCAGATGATTCTGGTCGGCGACGCGAACGGCGACCTGATTGTCGACGTCACCGATTTGAATCTGGTGCGCAACGATTTCGGCACCAACCAGCCCGGGCGCCTCGCGGATATCAATCGCGATGGCCGAGTCGACGTCACCGACCTCAACCTCGTGCGTAACAACTTCGGCGTTGCTGGCCTGCGCGTGTTGGGCGATATTACCGGCAACTTGAACATCGGCGTGGAAGACCTGAACGCCGTGCGGAATTACTTCGGCGCCGTCTTGCCGGATGGCACGCCGGTCACAGAGCCGGTCAAGTTCACCGGCGGCGCACCGGGCGTCGGCGAGGAACGCGTCGGTCTGGAACGCGAGACGACCGTGCGTTTCGATGGCACGGTCGATCCCGATTCCATCACGAACGAGTCGTTCTTTCTCATCGCCAACGGACAGCGATTGGCGGGGCGCATTCGTGTCTCGATGTTGGAACAATCGGCCACGTTTTTCGCCGATCAACCATTGCCGGCAGCGACCGAGATTCGGGTCATGCTCGACGGCAATCTGTTGCGCGGGCGCGACGGGCTGCCGGTCGACGTCGATGGCGACGGCGACGCGGGCGGGACCACTTTCTTCGATTTTCGCACGCTGCCCCTCACGCGCATTCCCAACACCAACATCTTCGGCTACGTGTACGACTCGTACACGAATCTGCCGCTGCGCGGCGCCACGATTCGCGTCGACGCCTTTCCCGAAGCGAACGTCACAACCGACGCGGACGGCCGCTTCCTGCTGACCAATATGCCGTCGCCGGAGTTCTTCGTTCATATCGACGGCTCGACGGTCCCCAATCCGCCGCCCGGCTTCGCCTATCCGAGCGTCGGTAAGCCCTTCCACGTGGTGCCCGGTCAAACGGTGCAGCTCAACAAGGGCGGCATGCCCTTCAACGTCTATCTACCTCCCATGGCGATCGGCGACGTGCAAGCTCTGTCGCCCACGCAAACGTCGATGATCGGTTTCGGCGACGCGGGCATGGACAAATTGGAGGAGATGTTCCCGGACGTCGATCCGGAAATGTTCGCACGGATGCAAGTCGAAATTGCCCCCGGCTCCGCCATCGACAAACAAGGCAACGTCTCGACGCAAGCGTTGATTATTCCCGTTCCGACGGGACGCACGCCGGCGCCACTGCCGCCGATGACGTCGCCGCCGTTAGTCGTGTCGATTCAGGCCATCGGGGCGACCAACTTCGATGCACCGGCGCCTGTCTCATTTCCAAATCTTGAAGGACAACTGCCCGGCGAGAAGAGCCTGATCTACTCATTCAACCACGACGCGGGACGTTGGGACATCATCGGATCCGCGACGGTCAGCGCCGATGGGTTGAGTATCGACTCGGACCCCGGCGTCGGCATCTTGGCGCCCGGCTGGCACTTCCCAGATCCCTGGTCAAATGGCGGCGGCGACACGCCTGGGGACGGTGATGGAGATGGAGATGGAGATGGAGACGGAGACGGTGATGGAGATGGAGATGGAGATGGAGATGGCGACGGCGACGGCGACGGCGACGGCGACGGCGATTTCGACGACGTCGAAATCCGTCTGAGGGCGTTTATTCCCACGCAAGCCGTCGGCGCACCATTGTTGGGGATTCCGCCCAATGATCTGGATTGCATCGTGCCAGGACTGCGGCACTGCGTGTTCGGAGGCGACAATCGCGGCTTTAGCTACAGCGGCGGCACCCACCGAGCGCTGCAAGCGGTTACCATCAATGTCGATCCCTCCCTTTCCTCGCCGGAATTGAGTGCGCCGACGCGCAACTTCGGCGAGACGACGCGCTATTTGCCGTCCCAGACGACAGCCGTCCCCGGCGGTCCCAACTGGGACTACACGATCAATGCCGGTGCGACGCCGGATCGAGACACGTTGTCCGTCAACTCTTCGAACAATTCTGTCGTCACGACGCGTGGCGGAGGAAACCAGGTCAATGTCCGGTTGGGCCTGGATGCCGCGAACCCGCTCGCCTCGTTCGGTGCGCCATCCATCGACAGCGACATTTTCGTCTCGATCCGCCAGCAGTCCGGCATGCCGGCGGAGTACATGATCAGCGGCTCGCACGACGGCTTCCCGGCTTACGAGTTGTACATCGATCAGGTGCTGGTTTATTCCTACAATCCCATCACGGCCGGCGCCGGCCCGCTGAGCCTCTTCCCCGGAAACAGCGTCACCTACGTGAGCGCTTGGACGCCCGTCGGCAGCGCCCCGCCGCCGGCGCCCGTTTCCATCCTGGGCACGCCAGAGTTTCAATTCGACTTCGGCACACCCTCGTCGCCCGTCGCGCAAGGATTCACCCGCATTGCGCCGGACACCGCCTATTCCGCCGCACGCGGATTCGGTTGGTTGCCGGGCAGCGGCGTCACGGCGACCGATTTCGTCACTAGCGTCAATGAGTTGGCTTTGGTGCGCGATTACAACGCGACGGGCAACGCCACGTTCGCCGTCGATTTGCCCAACAGCACCTATGAGATCACGCTCACAATGGGCGATCAGCTCGCGGCCCGCGACATGATGGGCGTGTTCGTCGAGGACCGTTTCCTGGGCAACGTCAGCTCGATGGCCGGACAGTTCCAGACGAATACCTACCGCGCCGTGGTGACCGATGGTCGACTGCAAGTGCGTTTGGAGGACCTGGGCGGCTCGTTCCCCGGCGCCGTGATCAACGGCCTCACGATTCAATCGGTGTCCGACAGCACGCGCGGCGGCGGCGCCCTCCAGCCGTTGACCGGACAATTCTTCTTCATGATCGAAGACTTGGACACGGGTTTCGTCATGCGCGGTTCCACCGACGTGACGGAAGGCGAATTCCTCTGTCCCGGCGGCGTCGGTCTGGCCCCCAACGCGCGCCATCGACAATGGGTCTACCATGTCGACAGCGGCCGCCACGGTTACAGCGAGTTCACCACGCCTCCGGTGGGCTTCAGTTTCGAGATGCCGCGCATCGTGATGACGCGCTCGACCTCGCCCGACTTTGACGGCGACGGCTTGGATGATATTGCCGAGTTCATCATCGGCACCGAGTTCGACAGCGTCGACACCGACGACGACGGTCTTCGCGATCTGGCCGAAATCCAGCAGCGGCTCGATCCGCTCGACAACCGTGGCTTCCCGACGGGCGTAATCTCGGCATTGCCCTTGATGGGGAGCGCCGAGGAAGTTGTGCTAGAAGGCAGCGTGTTGAATGCGCAAAGCCAGTTGGCCTACGTCGCCACTGGTTCGCACGGCCTCGCGATCATCGATGCCACCCAATTCAACAATCCCATCGTGCTCGGACAACTGGCGCTGCCCGGCAACAGCCTGGACGTAGCCATCGACTCGCAACGTTCGCTCGCTGTGGTCGCGTCCGGCTCCGGCGGATTGCATATTGTGGACGTCTCCGACCCCATGATGCCGGAACTGCTGCGCACGGTATACACGCCGTTCGGCGCTTCGCGGCTCGAAGTCGTCGACGGCGTCGCCTATGTCGTCGATGGTTTCCGCATCGCCAGCGTCGACCTGGTGACAGGCGAAATCTTGGAATCCCTGGCGCTGGGCGCCGCGGGGATTTCCGATGTCGCGGTGGATTCAGGCGTGCTCTATGCCGTCGATTTCAATCGCGTGCTGCATTCCGTTGGTGTGAGCGGATTGACGCTGGTTCCGATCAGTTCAGTTCAATTGACCGCCGCGGGCGGCAAGCTCTTTGTCGGCGGCGGCGTCGCGTACGTCACGGCCGCCGATGCGGACCGCGGCGGTGTCTCGACCGTCGATGTCTCCAATCCGGCGGCGATGCAGTTGATCAGCGGACCGGACGTAATGAGTCCGTTTACGGCGCCCGATCAAGCCATCGCGGCGAACGGCTCCGGCTTGGCCGCGATTGTCGGCGCCGCGGGACAGAACCTGTTTACGGTGCTCGACGTCTCTGATCCGCAGGAAACGAATCAGCAGTTGGCCAGCTTCACGCTCCCCGCGCCGCCGCGCGGCGTCGCGATCGGCGCCGGTATTGGGTTTGTCGCGAACGGCTCCGCGGGATTGGTCGTCGTCAATTACCTTTCGTTCGATGCGCTGCGCACCGCGCCGACGATTTCGATCGCCAGTCCGGCGGCGGACGTCGATCCTGTCGCGCCTGGCGTCCAGATCGTCGAAGGAAGCTCCATCCAGATTGATGTCGCGGTGCAGGACGACGTGCAAGTGCGAAACGTCGAACTACTGGTGAACGGACAAATCGTCGTCAACGATGTGCGTTTTCCGTTCGATTTGACGGCCATCGCGCCGACCTTGGCGTCCGGAGCCACCACCATGCGCGTGCAAGTTCGCGCGACCGATACGGGGGGCAACGCGACGCTTTCCAATCAACTGACGTTCGGTCTG from Planctomycetia bacterium encodes the following:
- a CDS encoding Ig-like domain-containing protein, yielding MSIAPSISAVQVSSTQWTDTYLDFLFEAGLGDGGYSLQAGDDQARTLPWTNLDQIKLTFTKDVNVTVHDLTLRSVRSGELDVASFSYDAASRTGTWTLGAPLSVDRLLIDLSSRIHDADMNLLDGEWSAQKLQFPSGDGVASGDFLFNFDVLPGDVDRDGGVGVSDLNHVRNNFASSQMILVGDANGDLIVDVTDLNLVRNDFGTNQPGRLADINRDGRVDVTDLNLVRNNFGVAGLRVLGDITGNLNIGVEDLNAVRNYFGAVLPDGTPVTEPVKFTGGAPGVGEERVGLERETTVRFDGTVDPDSITNESFFLIANGQRLAGRIRVSMLEQSATFFADQPLPAATEIRVMLDGNLLRGRDGLPVDVDGDGDAGGTTFFDFRTLPLTRIPNTNIFGYVYDSYTNLPLRGATIRVDAFPEANVTTDADGRFLLTNMPSPEFFVHIDGSTVPNPPPGFAYPSVGKPFHVVPGQTVQLNKGGMPFNVYLPPMAIGDVQALSPTQTSMIGFGDAGMDKLEEMFPDVDPEMFARMQVEIAPGSAIDKQGNVSTQALIIPVPTGRTPAPLPPMTSPPLVVSIQAIGATNFDAPAPVSFPNLEGQLPGEKSLIYSFNHDAGRWDIIGSATVSADGLSIDSDPGVGILAPGWHFPDPWSNGGGDTPGDGDGDGDGDGDGDGDGDGDGDGDGDGDGDGDGDGDFDDVEIRLRAFIPTQAVGAPLLGIPPNDLDCIVPGLRHCVFGGDNRGFSYSGGTHRALQAVTINVDPSLSSPELSAPTRNFGETTRYLPSQTTAVPGGPNWDYTINAGATPDRDTLSVNSSNNSVVTTRGGGNQVNVRLGLDAANPLASFGAPSIDSDIFVSIRQQSGMPAEYMISGSHDGFPAYELYIDQVLVYSYNPITAGAGPLSLFPGNSVTYVSAWTPVGSAPPPAPVSILGTPEFQFDFGTPSSPVAQGFTRIAPDTAYSAARGFGWLPGSGVTATDFVTSVNELALVRDYNATGNATFAVDLPNSTYEITLTMGDQLAARDMMGVFVEDRFLGNVSSMAGQFQTNTYRAVVTDGRLQVRLEDLGGSFPGAVINGLTIQSVSDSTRGGGALQPLTGQFFFMIEDLDTGFVMRGSTDVTEGEFLCPGGVGLAPNARHRQWVYHVDSGRHGYSEFTTPPVGFSFEMPRIVMTRSTSPDFDGDGLDDIAEFIIGTEFDSVDTDDDGLRDLAEIQQRLDPLDNRGFPTGVISALPLMGSAEEVVLEGSVLNAQSQLAYVATGSHGLAIIDATQFNNPIVLGQLALPGNSLDVAIDSQRSLAVVASGSGGLHIVDVSDPMMPELLRTVYTPFGASRLEVVDGVAYVVDGFRIASVDLVTGEILESLALGAAGISDVAVDSGVLYAVDFNRVLHSVGVSGLTLVPISSVQLTAAGGKLFVGGGVAYVTAADADRGGVSTVDVSNPAAMQLISGPDVMSPFTAPDQAIAANGSGLAAIVGAAGQNLFTVLDVSDPQETNQQLASFTLPAPPRGVAIGAGIGFVANGSAGLVVVNYLSFDALRTAPTISIASPAADVDPVAPGVQIVEGSSIQIDVAVQDDVQVRNVELLVNGQIVVNDVRFPFDLTAIAPTLASGATTMRVQVRATDTGGNATLSNQLTFGLAPDTVMPTVINTTPAAGLKSFFVPTIDVRFSEPLDTSLLNVAGISVTYLGADGVFGGGDDQAMPLTGIEARAQARRLTILPQSLLDTGNYRVVVSNSIIADRAGNPMDDPYTFEFTVRPASDLRARSGLAAVPRAPSANVGQEVGFRIQGGNLNVPLNFPTRDSNGTFGVRSVLPWRVDEATQFAFYIVPVDATTGEITLPEDPDGPFLLQIVPTLLDVNFTSIAYD